The region GCAGAATTATGGAAGTATCAGCCTCAGTGCGGCCTATCAGTCATGACAACAACTTATACGCAACCAAGTTGAATGCAGTCCTAGTGGATGGAGGACCCCAGAGAAATATTATCCCTCGTCATGTTTTGAAAGCCGTCCGTTCTAGGACTGTACCTACTAAAGCCGTTTGCGAGGTTGCTTCCAGAGATCTCGGAAACCGTCTGGCTGATGGTGTCTATCTCCGGGACAACGAGAGTCATTACTGTGACGGTAGTTGAAGGGATGACAGCATATTCCTTATTGCTAGGGGCAATCCATCGGGGCCACGAGAGTACAAAAGGAGGCAATATCGGTGTAGAAAACCTAGTAAAGGAAGAGCCCAAGAAAGGCAAGACTATGCAAAAGTCAAAAGCACTATTAATGACACATCTTCTCAGAGACCGTTAGATGATAGACTTGAATGATGAAGGGATCGCCCACATTGCAAACAAATCTCATGTCTTCGGGGTCCAGATCGAATCTCTGTCTTGTCGCCACACTTTTGGAGGATAGGTAAAGAAAAGACTTCTGAATAGTTCTTCGCGAATATTGATGAAAATAAGACCTCTGGTAATGATGGTTGTTCTTGACaagagttctagtaaacaGGTAGAATATCATGATCCCCCTCTTCCACAAAAGTACTATCCCCCAGAACTACGCTGTGTCTGGCGCTGGAGAATTCCAAACACAGAGCAACTCTTTGACCTTGCCTCCTATGATCTCCGCGCATAGTGACCTGCGCTGTATTACGTGTAGTCCTTGGGGATATGGCGATATCAGAACTAGCCACTGGCTGACTGGTTTACAGGCGTGCGGCATTGGAACCCATGATGTCGCAACCAAAGGCATCTTTTAGACGGCTCATGACATGCATGGAAATAAGATGGTGTACCCAAATGCCACGGAGTCCCACATTTGACCATAGCCACACTACGCACTTGGCTATTCGGGAGGGACATATGCAAGAACTAAGGTAAAACTGGCGTGAGCTTGCCGGCATCGAACCTCATGCTGATTTAATCTTTACCTTGCCCGTCTTTCCCCTTAGGAAATGCCATGGCTTGACCATACCACTACTCTGGAGTAGTCTAGTCAGATACTGGGCAGAAATATCACAGTTTTACCTAGCTTAGTTAGTGAGTGTAGCTTAGTTATACCGGGGTAGTCCTTCTCCGCTTGCCCAGCCCAAATAGTAGCTCTGAGTTCTTGCCACTTCCATATGATTGTCTGTAGGGTCTCCACCATGACCAACTGCAGTAAGAGAAGGTAACTGCCGGGTAAAAACAGTGTGCTCTTCAGGCGTGGGCTTACATCAGGGCTCCCTATCCGCCCAACCATATCGAGACGATACTAAAAGCCGAATCAAAAAGATTAGTCGTAGTATATCGATGATAGAACGCCACTGTAACAAAATGTCGATGGCCAATAGAGGTGTCGATGATGACCCAGAAGGCTTCACAGGCCTGATAGAAATGGCGACCAAACTGGGCAATCACCTCATCCAttgctccttcttcaactgTGCGTCGACTGGGAAGCACCTTCCAAGCATGGTGAATGACGACATGCTCAGGCTGGTACTGTAGGGAAGGAGCGGCGGGCTGGCAGTTTCCTCGCCTCGAAAATCAGCCCTCGCCTCTTGATCATCAACTTCCTTCTCCGCGGCCGTTATCATTATGTCCCATCACATTGTAGTAGCTAATAACACCACCGAACAATCTTCCGACAGTCTTTCGAGCGCTGATGCCGCTTTGAATCTGAACACACAGCATAAGTTCATGAGAGCCACCTGTTCATCCACGCCAAACCTTACTTTTGGGCAGCCAGCATCGACCAAACTCTATGCCGAGAGTTCAACAGCCCGTGGACCATGGACTGCCTAACCTGGGAGACAGCGACGTGGACCGGCTCCGACCCTGGTTAGGGAGGTGGCCTCGTGCCAGCAACTCCCATCAGTTGGTGAGCCACATTCTCGGAAGTTGAAGTGACCAGTGGCCCCAGTCACAGAGTGCCAGTGGGTACCTGCATGGCAGTCGAGCCATGGCCAGAACTCCACGACGACCGACAGACCGGGTTCTGGCTAGCACCTGCAGAGTTTGACTGACCGTCGACCAGTGGATTGGCAGGAATCACTCAGCGGGCCGGGGGGATGAACTCTGACTCTACCAGTCAAGTTCAGAGTACTATAGCCGTCCCACTACTGAACACTCGGGGAGTTCACGGTGGAGTGGATCCCAAACGGTGTGTTCCTAGGTAGACTAACAGCACCTTACGGTGTACATTGGTGTGTGGTGGTCCCAAGAACTCGTCGGAAATCCCAAGAACCGCTCAAGTCAGCACAGAACCCGCGCATTGATTTGCAGTGATGGACGAGGAATGAAGCGCTGACCACGTCATGCTGCAGGAACAAACAAGAAGATGCGCTGATGGCTGGTTTTAGTGCGTTTCAGATGGCGATGAATGGGCCGCCTGtggtctcgagtctcgaccgGTCGTCGCAACACAACAAAGACAGCGGCTGGCCACAATCCGCGGTGGCTGAGGACATGAATAAAATTGACGGGTATTTATTGAATAAAGACAATAAACGAAAAACTAACGGGAATTGGAATATTGATAGACGGGTTGTGGGAGAGCCCGGCGTTGTGTGAAGGAAGGGAGGTGGATCGGCAGAGTTCTGGCCATCCGCCAGTGGGGGTCGGCACAACAATTGTAAGATCGCTTTCTTACACTGCAAACGCTTGGCCCCTTAGCGTCCTTTGCACTGAACAGTCGTCGGCATTGTATGCGTGACAGAGTAGACAGTCGGTTTCAGAATTAAATGTAGAACAATGAAGATGAACTGCTGTTGACAACGGCTGCCCCCGACTTCAAGGAAGATGATAAACACCCTTCGCTTCCCCCTTTGTTGTCCCATTATGTGACACCGCTGTTCCTGTGGACAAGGAATCGACCCATCGAATAAACGCCTCGTCAGCATCGcatctccagtctccactCACTGACGCCCACGGCTCTGGCGCATCGCCGTATCCAGGCGCTGCTGCCCTGTGGCACCAAccagaaaaaagaaagtaaagaGCAAATAATATCATGTCCCTGAGTGAAAAGAAGCAACACACTTCTATGATTGATCAGACTGCGTTTCACTCCCCCTTGGTGGTGGGGGGTGGGCCCGTTCTGTACTACAACTTTTATatcccctccaaccccccgaccatccttcctttttctctccttcaAGCATCTTCAGTTCATCTTCagtctctctcttcttctcgccttTCGGCCCCAGTCTTCGTCCTGTGCCGTGCACGGATAGTCAttcctttctcctttctctgAAAGACATTATCACATTCTTTTTCTAGTCGTCGAGACTCAAGAGAACCGGCTTCTCACCAATCCTTTTCTACAACAAAAGCATTCAAAGAACATCCAAGATGGTCTCCTTCAAGTACATTGCTACCGCTCTCATGGCcactgctgccattgccGCTCCCCACGGCCACCTTCACTCTCACTCCCGCGTCACCAAGCGCCAGTCCTCCTCTAAGCGCGGTGCTGCCTACAACGACGCCTCCACCGTCCAGTCCCTCGCCGACAGCGGCTCCGTCTCCTGGGCCTACGACTGGAACATGTACACCATGGGTGACCTTCCTTCCAACATTGAGTTCGTCCCCATGCTCTGGGGATCCAAGATGTTCACTGGTTGGTTCTCCGCCATCCAGACCCTCCTCAACAGCGGCAACAGCCACATCCTCGGCTTCAACGAGCCCGACATGGAGTCCCAAGCCGCCATGTCTTCTTCCGATGCCGCCAACTACTACCGCAAGTACATCTCCCCGCTCAGCGGCAAGGCGAAGCTCGTCTCGCCCGCTGTCACCAACGGCGTCGGTGATGACAAGGGCCTCGACTGGATGCGCAACTTCCTCAACTCCTGCACGGACTGCAATGTCGAGGCCCTGGCGGTGCACTGGTACGGTGACTCTGCAGACGATTTCAAGAGCTTCGTCCAACAGGCTACTGACCTTGCCAATGAGTTCAACCTGGCTGAGACCTGGGTTACTGAGTTTGCTCTCAACTCCGATatggctggctctggtggCACCGACGAGTCGACCAACTTTTTGAGTGATGTCCTCCCCTGGTTGGACCAGCAGGATAGCGTTGCTCGCTACGCCTACTACATGTGTGCCGAAGGTTTCTTGCTCAGTGGAAGTGACCTGAGCATCAGCGGCAAGGCTTacacttcttcttcgtgaTCGACTCACTTCACTTCATTTCGCTTCTTACTTTCCAATTCTTTTCACTTCTCTTTTACcattcttcaacaacctttTTACCATTTCTTGTCCATTTTTTTCACCCACCTTTTAAATTACCCTGGGTCCGTTATCGGTGTTAGGTAGCAGAAAGcagaaagtaaaaaaaaaaaaggcaattGAATCAAAAAAATATATCAAAGTGGATCAAACTCCATTCATTCCATTCCAATTCTAATTATCTAGACCAGACTAATTGTCTGCGACGAAAAAGACAAGACGCTAAACAATAGTGCACCACAGTTGAGTGTAAAGTCGTTGGAGACTAGAACAGGTCGTTAGATTATACGGAGTATCAAAATGTAGCAAATGTACCTGAAAACTGGCCGGCGAACCACGGGCCGGCATATTAACAATAACTACTTAGGGCAAGTTGTCCTGTCAATCGTTCAATCGGTGAAGGCACAGCCAAGAAATAATCGTTTTGTCCATGGTTCGCATTGCAATAATATATGGAGATTGGCTGGAGGGGGGACCATGGGAACCGTGGTTCGAGGTGCGCTCGTGACCTGTTTCTATGGATAGCACAACTGCTAGTGCGTTGTAACGTCTGGGCAATGGGGATTAATGGGCATTGGAAGATTTGGGTGACCTTCGTTAAATCATTTCTgattatttctattaaataatGCGCTGAGGGTGGATAAGACAGACGGAgtgagaaagagagggatTAGGGTCTAGGTGGGATCTCTCGCTTCGGGATCCAGCTCAGCGGCCTCGCCCATTTCGGTATCCTTATCCTGGCCCTCATCCCCCTGGCgatcttggtcttggtcttggtcttggttgcGGTCTGGGCCTTCACGCGCCTCTGACTCGGGTTCAGGTCCAGGTTCATGTCCAGGGTCAGGCACGCCCGTCTCCTCGGGCTCGGTTCCAGTGACCTCCTCCCAAACCCGGACTGTCATATCCAACCCACAACTCACGAGATACCTTCCCTGACTCGTTGAGCAGGTATCCACACCGAGAACGACACCCGAGTGGCCCTCAATCCGCTGGAGGACCTTCTTACTCACGACATCCCAGCAGAGCACAGCTCCGTCCTCGCTACCACTAACTGCGAATGCATACCCCGGTGTTCGCGGCGTCACTTGCCCGTAAACACCGAAGCCACCGGAAAGACTGTACTTTCGGTTCTCGTGGCCCTGGTACGTTTTTAGACAGCGGCCCTCGACGTAGTCCCATAGTCTCACGCAATCGTCCAGCGTCCACGCGAGCACGTATTTTCCATTCGGGGAGAATTTCACCGCCGACACGGGCGGGTTGTCTTCGTGTACTAGGGTCCGAAGGCATTGTCCTGTTGCTGTGTCCCAGATACGGACTAGGCCGTCTGTTGCGCATGATGCGAGGAGTGTGCCGTCCCAAACAACATCGATGCCGCTGACGGGGTCGGAGTGCGCGGGGAGCGATTTCATGACGCGCGCGGACCGCACGTCCCAGAGAAAAACGGCTTCGTCATAAGAACCGCTGACGAGCATGTTGCCTTTGGgggagaaggcgatggagtAAACGTAGTTGTGGTGGCCGATGAAGGGAGTTGGGTGTGATTTGCCCTAAAACGACATTAGTTCGTTTTCCACGACAGAGGAAAGAAAGGCATACTGTTAGGACATTCCACAACCGGATGGTCTTGTCGTCTGACCCTGAAGCAATGGTCGCGCCGTCTGGACTCCATGATATCGTTGATACACCGGCGAGATGCCCTTCAAAGGTATGTATCAATTTCCCCGTATTCGCACCCCAGACTTTCACTGCGCCGTCCGCTCCTACGCCAGGTTAGCCAAGCACACCCCCAATGAAGAAGTACGAACCTCCACTGGCAATCATGGACGCATCTGGCGAATATTTCACCGCCGATACTCCCCGTAAATGCCCTCTTAGTAGAAACCTCTGTCGATAATTCACCGAGTCTGGtttgggcggcggcggcggcggtacAGGTGTCGGCGAGCGATCTGAATATCCTCCTATCTCGCCGTTATTCTCCCTCGCAGCCTCCATACCACCAACATCGCCATTCATTTCTGTGTCATTAACGTCATCATTTAGGTCGTCGTTCGCATCATCGTCATTCTCTTCGTCTGCTTCGTTCTCATCATCGGAGCGAGCCCAGGGTGAATCGCGCCCGCGATTGCGAGAACGCCAGTACTCGTCCGCATCCATAGCCAATTCATCAGGACTCTCAGAACTACTGAAACTGCGGGATCGAGGGTATGGCCGTTTTGGCGGGTACGCTGTGAGACTCACGCGACGGCGCTCCTGGTCATGATCGGAGCCAGCGGCGAGTTCGTCGGAGGAAGTTTCAATGGGAGAGGAGATGGGCGGCGGGGAGGGGGTCAAACGGCGGCGTTTGGAGGCGTGGGCCATTTCGACCATCGCATTTCAGAGTAAGCCCTCTAACTCGAATGCGATCGGGctttgttgtttgtttgcttgcAGGCGAGTTCATGGAATCTGGAGGGAAAGATTCCGCGACGGAGACCCACAATGGAAGGCGGTGAGCAGAAGTCAATTATCTCATACATCATGATAACTAACGAACTTCATGGACCAGACCATGCTTCTCCACCTCGTCCTCTGTTCCAAGATTATGTACATTTCGGAATGGCGAGCCCAGATTCAATTCGCATCCTGACCCTCAACTGCTGGGGTCTCAAATACCTCGCCAAATACCGCAATGAGCGTCTCTCCGAGATAGGTCGGCAGCTCGCCGTCTCTGACCCGCCACCCGATATTGTCGGCCTCCAAGAATGCTGGACGCAGCAAGACTACGAATCGATTCGCTCTCAAATATCGCACGTCCTGCCCTATGGTAAATTCTACTATGGTGGAATCTGGGGCGCCGGtctcgccatcttctcaaaaTGGCCCATCGAGCAATCCTCCATGTGCGAGTACCCGCTCAATGGCCGCCCAACAGCCTTCTTCCGCGGCGACTGGTTTGTCGGAAAGGGTGTGGCCTGTGCCCGTATACGGTTTGGACAGGGAAGTCACGATGTCGCTGAAGTGTTCTGCACACATCTACATGCGCCCTACGAGCAGGAGCCCCACGACAGCTACCTCGCACATCGAACAGCACAGGCGTGGGAAATAGCCAAACTGATGCGCGGCGCTGCGGAGCGGGGCCATTTGGTCCTCGGATTAGGAGATTTTAATATGCTCCCGTCGTCCTTTGCGCATAGACTCATCCGTGCGCATAGTCCAGTTGTTGATGCATGGCAGATGATATACCCCGACTCTTCAGTAGGAGCGGCGAAGGACGCGGTCGAGAAGGCCCGCGGGAAGCCTGT is a window of Aspergillus puulaauensis MK2 DNA, chromosome 4, nearly complete sequence DNA encoding:
- a CDS encoding glycoside hydrolase family 128 protein (CAZy:GH128;~COG:S;~EggNog:ENOG410PPKI;~InterPro:IPR017853,IPR024655;~PFAM:PF11790) — protein: MVSFKYIATALMATAAIAAPHGHLHSHSRVTKRQSSSKRGAAYNDASTVQSLADSGSVSWAYDWNMYTMGDLPSNIEFVPMLWGSKMFTGWFSAIQTLLNSGNSHILGFNEPDMESQAAMSSSDAANYYRKYISPLSGKAKLVSPAVTNGVGDDKGLDWMRNFLNSCTDCNVEALAVHWYGDSADDFKSFVQQATDLANEFNLAETWVTEFALNSDMAGSGGTDESTNFLSDVLPWLDQQDSVARYAYYMCAEGFLLSGSDLSISGKAYTSSS
- the SWD3 gene encoding WD40 repeat domain-containing protein (COG:S;~EggNog:ENOG410PIXX;~InterPro:IPR036322,IPR015943,IPR001680,IPR019775, IPR020472,IPR017986;~PFAM:PF00400;~go_function: GO:0005515 - protein binding [Evidence IEA]), which gives rise to MVEMAHASKRRRLTPSPPPISSPIETSSDELAAGSDHDQERRRVSLTAYPPKRPYPRSRSFSSSESPDELAMDADEYWRSRNRGRDSPWARSDDENEADEENDDDANDDLNDDVNDTEMNGDVGGMEAARENNGEIGGYSDRSPTPVPPPPPPKPDSVNYRQRFLLRGHLRGVSAVKYSPDASMIASGGADGAVKVWGANTGKLIHTFEGHLAGVSTISWSPDGATIASGSDDKTIRLWNVLTGKSHPTPFIGHHNYVYSIAFSPKGNMLVSGSYDEAVFLWDVRSARVMKSLPAHSDPVSGIDVVWDGTLLASCATDGLVRIWDTATGQCLRTLVHEDNPPVSAVKFSPNGKYVLAWTLDDCVRLWDYVEGRCLKTYQGHENRKYSLSGGFGVYGQVTPRTPGYAFAVSGSEDGAVLCWDVVSKKVLQRIEGHSGVVLGVDTCSTSQGRYLVSCGLDMTVRVWEEVTGTEPEETGVPDPGHEPGPEPESEAREGPDRNQDQDQDQDRQGDEGQDKDTEMGEAAELDPEARDPT
- the ISC1_2 gene encoding inositol phosphosphingolipid phospholipase (BUSCO:EOG09263A64;~COG:T;~EggNog:ENOG410PMCN;~InterPro:IPR036691,IPR005135,IPR038772;~PFAM:PF03372;~TransMembrane:2 (i391-410o416-443i);~go_function: GO:0004767 - sphingomyelin phosphodiesterase activity [Evidence IEA]) gives rise to the protein MEGDHASPPRPLFQDYVHFGMASPDSIRILTLNCWGLKYLAKYRNERLSEIGRQLAVSDPPPDIVGLQECWTQQDYESIRSQISHVLPYGKFYYGGIWGAGLAIFSKWPIEQSSMCEYPLNGRPTAFFRGDWFVGKGVACARIRFGQGSHDVAEVFCTHLHAPYEQEPHDSYLAHRTAQAWEIAKLMRGAAERGHLVLGLGDFNMLPSSFAHRLIRAHSPVVDAWQMIYPDSSVGAAKDAVEKARGKPVPSAEFNLHHNGATCDGPYNSWRWSKKDQKRLDKGHDIPVNKDGEDIYGKRLDYIFVGDEVGWSVKDVSIGMTERHPTLRCSLSDHFAVEAVVTRDSSSIAKERGGDLEKSARLTLPAETYTHILDMVHAYMRRERTQRRWRLIHFIASVLVTIGCLVGVWWNGDRPYIPFILTLVSTLSFGAGLLDGLIGGLFVSSELRALKEFEWEIRNTKRLIEQAESQP